From the Natronococcus sp. AD-5 genome, one window contains:
- a CDS encoding class I SAM-dependent methyltransferase: protein MVSRRTVRAIAALLGLALFAGLGYALRWRSNPSPCPYAQRYAIDLPRPVITRSRLRDVLELWPGERILEVGPGTGYYTGMVARAIEPSGTLHAVDVQSEMVEHIRTRMRQEGTQNVEPIRGDARSLPYPDDTFDAAYLVLVLGEIPDQKRALDELERVLKPDGRLVVGESLPDPHFVGFEGLRRRIERRGLAFDARVGTRVGYFARFDAGVSERSDDSIE from the coding sequence ATGGTTTCTCGTCGTACCGTACGAGCGATCGCCGCCCTGCTCGGACTCGCGCTGTTCGCCGGACTCGGATACGCTCTTCGGTGGCGATCGAACCCATCACCGTGCCCGTACGCCCAGCGCTACGCGATCGACCTCCCGCGTCCGGTCATCACTCGCTCCCGGCTGCGCGACGTACTCGAGCTCTGGCCCGGAGAACGTATTCTCGAGGTCGGACCGGGAACCGGCTACTACACCGGGATGGTCGCACGGGCGATCGAACCGTCAGGGACGCTGCACGCCGTAGACGTCCAATCGGAGATGGTCGAACACATCCGAACGCGAATGCGACAGGAGGGAACCCAGAACGTCGAACCGATCCGCGGTGACGCACGGTCGCTTCCGTACCCGGACGACACGTTCGACGCCGCGTATCTGGTCTTAGTCCTCGGCGAGATTCCCGACCAGAAGCGAGCACTCGACGAACTCGAGCGGGTGCTGAAACCCGACGGTCGACTCGTCGTCGGCGAATCGCTCCCCGACCCGCACTTCGTCGGATTCGAAGGGTTGCGACGCCGTATCGAACGGCGGGGACTGGCGTTCGACGCGCGCGTCGGAACGCGAGTCGGGTATTTCGCCCGCTTCGACGCGGGTGTCTCGGAACGGTCGGACGACTCTATCGAATGA
- a CDS encoding DUF302 domain-containing protein, protein MAYTLRSLVDGEFDDVVEKTIDALEDEGFGVLCDIDVQETLQKKLDEDFRQYRILGACNPQLAHQGLEHDLELGTLLPCNVVVYDDDDGVVVTAVDPQRLIGITDDDELDPIGDDAYERFERVLESL, encoded by the coding sequence ATGGCCTATACGCTCCGTTCCCTAGTCGACGGCGAGTTTGACGACGTTGTCGAGAAAACGATCGACGCCCTCGAGGACGAGGGGTTCGGCGTGCTCTGCGATATCGACGTCCAAGAAACGCTGCAAAAGAAACTCGACGAGGACTTCCGGCAGTATAGAATCCTGGGTGCGTGCAATCCGCAGTTGGCCCATCAGGGACTCGAGCATGATCTCGAACTCGGGACGTTGCTTCCGTGCAACGTCGTCGTCTACGACGATGACGACGGCGTGGTCGTCACTGCGGTCGACCCGCAGCGCCTGATCGGCATTACCGACGACGATGAGCTCGACCCGATCGGCGACGACGCGTACGAGCGCTTCGAACGGGTTCTCGAGTCTCTGTAG
- a CDS encoding universal stress protein — MAERILVPYDRSPLAIEALELVFEEFPDATVIALYVIEVPASRWAQLVGPELQIPITERVEEYADNVLESARETVSEHGRSLETTVATGEPDHRIVATAEEEAVDLIVVGSHGQEGISRVLLGSVAEKVVRRSPVPVLVVR; from the coding sequence ATGGCTGAGCGAATTCTCGTTCCGTACGACAGATCACCACTGGCGATAGAAGCCCTCGAATTAGTCTTCGAAGAATTTCCGGATGCGACCGTCATCGCGCTGTACGTCATCGAGGTCCCGGCCAGTCGGTGGGCGCAACTCGTGGGTCCCGAACTGCAAATTCCCATCACCGAGCGAGTGGAGGAATACGCGGACAACGTCCTCGAGTCTGCGAGGGAGACCGTGTCGGAGCACGGCCGAAGTCTCGAAACGACCGTCGCCACGGGAGAACCGGATCACCGAATCGTCGCGACGGCAGAGGAAGAAGCGGTCGACCTGATCGTCGTCGGAAGCCACGGACAGGAGGGAATCTCACGCGTCCTGCTCGGGAGCGTCGCGGAAAAGGTCGTTCGGCGATCGCCCGTTCCCGTCCTCGTGGTCCGGTAG
- a CDS encoding DUF7542 family protein, giving the protein MGEGNVVIACCDCEFRESFANLGIARTALSDHESATDHGVDWQINRVAAGVERAGADAGVCGVPGRGSPDPPLLDWTQSDSES; this is encoded by the coding sequence ATGGGCGAGGGAAACGTCGTAATCGCGTGTTGTGACTGCGAGTTCCGCGAGTCGTTCGCGAACCTGGGTATCGCACGTACCGCACTCAGCGATCACGAGTCGGCGACGGACCACGGCGTCGACTGGCAGATCAATCGCGTCGCCGCCGGTGTCGAACGCGCCGGAGCGGACGCGGGTGTCTGTGGTGTTCCCGGCCGTGGGAGCCCCGACCCACCTCTTCTCGATTGGACGCAGTCCGATAGCGAGTCGTAA
- a CDS encoding MBL fold metallo-hydrolase, producing the protein MVNQISPEQLAEMIDSNESFTLVDTRPEDSYEGWRIHGAENVPFGPGEELSDEQLEQLENARDGDSIVAICGKGLTSTPFSFELEQHGYDDVSVVKGGMEDWSKVYEVVPVETENDDLVILQLQRRAKGCLGYVVGSRDAEVAVVVDPTRQTDQFKIVAEEAGLTIERVLDTHVHADHISGGSKLATELDVPYHLGENASERGVEYDYEPLADGETIELGEIELETLHTPGHTTEMVNYLVDDEALVTGDTLFVESVGRTELQFGDEDASRGAELLYESLHETILELPEETRILPGHVSVTEDNQYEVGSPGELIGARLDDLRDDLDLLGLNEDEFVDRLVDNAPDKPPNYERVIEINTGSEPPEDESEATELELGPNNCAA; encoded by the coding sequence ATGGTGAACCAGATTTCACCCGAGCAACTCGCAGAGATGATCGATTCGAACGAGTCGTTTACGCTCGTCGATACGCGCCCCGAAGACAGTTACGAGGGCTGGCGGATCCACGGCGCTGAGAACGTCCCGTTCGGCCCAGGCGAAGAACTGAGCGACGAGCAACTCGAGCAACTCGAGAACGCCCGCGATGGCGACTCGATCGTCGCGATCTGCGGGAAGGGACTCACGTCGACGCCGTTCAGCTTCGAACTCGAGCAACACGGTTACGACGACGTGTCCGTCGTAAAAGGCGGCATGGAGGATTGGAGCAAGGTCTACGAGGTCGTTCCTGTCGAGACCGAAAACGACGATCTCGTCATTCTTCAACTGCAGCGACGGGCGAAGGGCTGTCTCGGCTACGTCGTCGGCTCGAGAGACGCCGAGGTGGCCGTCGTCGTCGATCCGACGCGACAGACGGACCAGTTCAAGATCGTCGCCGAGGAGGCTGGGCTGACGATTGAACGCGTCCTCGACACTCACGTCCACGCCGACCACATCTCGGGTGGATCGAAACTGGCGACGGAGCTGGACGTCCCCTACCATCTCGGGGAGAACGCGAGCGAGCGGGGCGTCGAGTACGACTACGAACCCCTCGCCGACGGCGAGACGATCGAACTCGGCGAAATCGAACTCGAAACGCTGCATACGCCAGGGCACACGACCGAGATGGTCAACTACCTCGTCGACGACGAGGCGTTGGTGACCGGCGATACGCTGTTCGTCGAGTCCGTCGGCCGGACTGAACTCCAGTTCGGCGACGAAGACGCGTCCCGCGGCGCCGAACTGCTCTACGAGTCGCTCCACGAGACCATCCTCGAGTTACCGGAGGAGACGCGGATCCTTCCGGGCCACGTGTCGGTCACGGAGGACAACCAATACGAGGTCGGCTCGCCCGGCGAACTGATCGGTGCTCGACTGGACGACCTCCGCGACGACCTCGATCTGCTGGGATTGAACGAGGACGAGTTCGTGGACCGATTGGTCGACAATGCGCCCGACAAGCCGCCGAACTACGAGCGCGTGATCGAGATCAACACGGGTTCGGAGCCGCCCGAAGACGAGTCCGAAGCGACGGAACTCGAACTGGGACCGAACAACTGTGCAGCGTAG
- a CDS encoding MFS transporter, which produces MSERTELKQGIREHLGQFSLHVLLVFATGLTIGSERTVVPVLGEDVLGVESFLVIGSFVVSFGFVKALLNLYAGKWGEEYGRKPVLVLGWITALPIPLILIFAPSWSWITVGNILLGINQALTWSMAINAKIDLAGPEQRGLAVGIDEAFGYTGVAAGAWITGVIAGQWSLRPEPFVFLAAVVVLAFLISVFLIKETVQFTQLEGDDDHHDANLPFNAVLKRATYGDRTLFAAAQAGHIENFVDTLFWIAVPLYLTSQGLAIEAVGVVVGVHSAMYFLQIGTGGLADRIGRRPPVVAGMFLAGAGVLGMVFVKGYLPWAILSGLSGLGMALLYPNLMTVPSDAAHPTWRSAGMGVYRMWRDAGYGVGAILIGLSMEFVSAEGAFYMTAVLMFLSGTVVYLWMEETHPEFGTHEPPAPAPAWETVHGTTSED; this is translated from the coding sequence ATGAGTGAGCGAACGGAACTGAAACAAGGGATCCGTGAACACCTCGGACAGTTCTCGCTGCACGTCCTGCTGGTGTTCGCGACCGGCCTGACGATCGGTTCGGAGCGGACCGTCGTCCCCGTTCTGGGCGAGGACGTCCTCGGCGTCGAATCGTTCCTCGTCATCGGCTCGTTCGTCGTCTCCTTCGGCTTCGTCAAGGCGTTGCTCAACCTCTACGCCGGCAAGTGGGGCGAAGAGTACGGGCGCAAGCCGGTGCTCGTTCTCGGCTGGATTACCGCACTGCCGATTCCGTTGATCCTGATCTTCGCGCCCAGTTGGAGTTGGATCACCGTCGGGAACATCTTACTGGGGATTAATCAGGCGCTGACCTGGAGCATGGCAATCAACGCCAAGATCGACCTCGCCGGTCCTGAGCAGCGCGGGCTCGCCGTCGGTATCGACGAGGCGTTCGGCTACACCGGCGTCGCCGCGGGCGCGTGGATCACGGGTGTTATCGCCGGCCAGTGGAGCCTCCGGCCAGAGCCGTTCGTCTTCCTGGCCGCCGTGGTGGTGCTGGCGTTCCTCATCTCAGTCTTTCTCATCAAGGAGACCGTCCAGTTCACACAACTCGAGGGCGACGACGACCACCACGACGCGAACCTCCCGTTCAACGCAGTGCTGAAGCGAGCGACTTACGGTGACAGGACGCTGTTCGCGGCGGCCCAGGCTGGCCACATCGAAAACTTCGTCGACACGCTGTTCTGGATCGCCGTGCCCCTGTATTTGACGAGTCAGGGGCTCGCGATCGAGGCCGTCGGCGTCGTCGTCGGCGTCCACAGCGCGATGTACTTCCTCCAGATCGGTACCGGTGGTCTTGCGGACCGCATCGGGCGCCGACCTCCGGTCGTTGCAGGGATGTTCCTCGCTGGCGCGGGCGTCCTCGGCATGGTGTTCGTCAAGGGCTACCTCCCCTGGGCGATCCTATCTGGCCTCTCCGGGCTTGGAATGGCCTTGCTCTACCCGAACCTGATGACCGTTCCCAGCGACGCGGCCCATCCGACCTGGCGGTCGGCCGGTATGGGCGTCTACCGGATGTGGCGCGACGCCGGCTACGGCGTCGGTGCGATCCTGATCGGCCTCTCGATGGAGTTCGTGAGCGCCGAAGGCGCGTTCTACATGACCGCCGTCTTGATGTTCCTCTCGGGTACCGTTGTCTATCTCTGGATGGAGGAGACCCATCCCGAGTTCGGTACCCACGAACCACCGGCGCCGGCTCCGGCCTGGGAGACGGTCCACGGCACGACATCCGAAGACTGA